A genome region from Hevea brasiliensis isolate MT/VB/25A 57/8 chromosome 9, ASM3005281v1, whole genome shotgun sequence includes the following:
- the LOC110658753 gene encoding mediator of RNA polymerase II transcription subunit 33B produces the protein MAAFLQPMQQTLWDSVLQLTKSAQDKNSDPLLWAIQLSSSLNSAGVVLPSTELAHLLVSYICFENSVPIMWKFLEKALTVKIAAPMLVLALLSTRVVPNRQLHPAAYRLYMELVKRHAFSFASHVSGPNYPKIMKSVDEVLHLSHIFGLQVFEPGLLLVEYVFSMVWQLLDASLDDEGLLDLTSEKKSKWPTSLQDLEIDGHETFGGKRNELHEGLHKANTTMAIELMGEFLQNKVTSRILYLAQQNLPSHWRGFIQRVRQLTAYSAALRNSKHITAEILLQLTSDTRPLVSQECKKKSQQDFQAVMSSGSLISSAGQCHGASWSVLWLPIDLFLEDAMDGSQVAAIGAVENLTGLVKALQAVNGTTWHDTFLGLWIAALRLVQREREPSEGPVPRIDTCLCMLLSITTLAVANIIEEEEGELIDETEHSPTDQMKEKQGLGKCRRGLITALQLLGDYDSLLTPPQSVTSVANQAAAKATLFISGVNSSNSYYESMSMNDMPINCSGNMRHLIVEACIARNLLDTSAYFWAGYVNAHSNQIPRGVLGQIPGWSSLMKGSPLTPSMINILVATPASSLPEIEKVYEIAVSGSNDEKITAANILCGASLLRGWNIQEHTVLFIIKLLSPPVPADYSGSESYLIDYAPLLNVLLVGISSVDCVQILSLHGLAPLLAGALMPICEVFGSSVPKVSSTLPSEDEISCHAVFSNAFSLLVRLWRFHYPPLENVMGDKTPVGSQVGPEYLLLVRNSQLASFGTLPRDRIKIRRYSKNLNISLDPIFMDSFPQLKRWYWQHIECIVSTFSGLVHGTPVHQLVDALLNMMFRRINRSVQSLTSTTSGSSNSSGPGAEEAYVGLQVPAWDILEATPFALDAALTACAHGRLSPRELATGLKDLADFLPASLATIVSYLSAEVTRGIWKPAFMNGTDWPSPAANLATVEQQIKKILSATGVDIPSLPVGGNSPATLPLPLAALVSLTITYRLDKVSDRFLVLVGPALNALAAGCPWPCMPIISALWAQKVKRWSDFLVFSASGTVFHHNGDAVVQLLKSCFTSTLGFSPPHISSNGGVGALLGHGFGSHLSGGISAVAPGILYLRVHRSIRDVMFMTEKILSILMHSVEDIANSGLPRETVEKLKRAKYGMRYGQVSLAAAMMRVKLAASLGASLVWISGGLSLVQSLIQETLPSWFISAHGSEQEGGESGGVVNMLGGYALAFLVMLCGTFAWGVDSQSPPSKRRPKVLGSHLEFLASALDGKISLGCDWATARAYVSGFLSLMVTCTPTWVREVNVDLLKRLSKGLRQWNEEELAVALLGLGGVGAMGAAAELIIETGL, from the exons ATGGCGGCGTTCCTGCAGCCGATGCAACAGACTCTATGGGACTCGGTCCTCCAACTCACTAAGTCGGCACAGGATAAGAACAGTGACCCTCTGCTCTGGGCGATTCAGCTCAGTTCCAGCCTCAACTCTGCCGGGGTCGTTTTACCGTCTACCGAGTTGGCCCATCTGTTGGTCTCCTACATCTGCTTCGAGAATAGCGTGCCTATCATGTGGAAGTTCCTCGAGAAGGCATTGACCGTCAAGATCGCCGCTCCCATGCTTGTCCTCGCTCTTCTCTCTACCAG AGTGGTTCCAAATCGACAGCTTCACCCGGCTGCATACAGGCTTTATATGGAACTCGTTAAGAGGCATGCCTTTTCATTCGCATCTCATGTCAGTGGGCCAAATTATCCAAA GATTATGAAATCAGTTGATGAGGTTCTTCATCTTTCTCATATATTTGGCCTTCAAGTGTTTGAACCAGGGCTGCTTCTGGTTGAATATGTCTTTTCAATGGTGTGGCAGTTGCTTGATGCATCATTGGATGATGAAGGTTTACTGGATCTTACCTCAGAAAAGAAGTCTAAATGGCCAACCAGCCTGCAAGATTTGGAAATAGATGGTCATGAAACTTTTGGTGGGAAGAGAAATGAGCTTCACGAGGGGCTGCACAAAGCAAATACTACAATGGCTATTGAACTAATGGGAGAGTTTCTGCAGAACAAAGTAACTTCAAGGATTCTCTACTTGGCACAACAAAACTT GCCTTCACACTGGCGGGGCTTTATTCAGCGAGTGCGGCAGCTCACAGCATATTCAGCAGCCTTGAGGAATTCAAAACATATAACTGCAGAGATACTTCTGCAGCTGACATCTGATACACGACCACTTGTGTCTCAAGAGTGCAAAAAAAAATCACAGCAAGACTTTCAAGCTGTCATGTCTTCTGGATCTCTGATATCTTCTGCTGGTCAATGCCATGGAGCTAGTTGGTCTGTGCTCTGGCTTCCAATTGATCTTTTTCTAGAAGATGCTATGGATGGATCACAAGTGGCAGCAATCGGTGCTGTAGAAAATCTTACAG GTTTGGTAAAAGCTCTGCAAGCAGTTAATGGTACCACATGGCATGATACTTTTCTAGGTCTCTGGATTGCAGCTTTACGGCTTGTTCAAAGG GAAAGGGAACCCAGTGAGGGTCCTGTACCTCGAATTGATACCTGCTTGTGCATGCTATTGTCTATTACGACACTGGCAGTGGCTAATattattgaagaagaagaaggtgaACTGATTGATGAAACTGAACACAGCCCTACTGACCAAATGAAAGAGAAACAAGGTCTGGGAAAATGTCGCAGGGGTCTTATTACTGCATTACAATTGCTAGGTGATTATGATAGCTTGTTGACCCCACCTCAGTCTGTTACTTCAGTAGCCAATCAAGCTGCTGCAAAAGCTACACTGTTTATCTCGGGAGTGAACAGTAGTAATAGCTATTATGAAAGCATGAGCATGAATGACATGCCTATTAACTGTT CTGGAAACATGAGGCACCTGATTGTTGAGGCATGCATTGCAAGAAATCTGTTAGACACATCAGCATATTTTTGGGCAGGGTACGTGAATGCACACTCCAACCAAATACCTCGTGGCGTTCTTGGCCAAATACCTGGGTGGTCATCATTGATGAAGGGGTCACCTCTAACCCCCTCGATGATAAACATTTTGGTGGCAACTCCTGCTTCAAG TTTACCAGAGATCGAGAAAGTATATGAGATTGCAGTCAGTGGCTCCAATGATGAGAAGATAACTGCTGCTAACATTCTTTGTGGAGCGTCTCTTCTTCGTGGTTGGAATATACAG GAACATACCGTTCTTTTCATTATAAAATTGCTGTCACCACCAGTTCCTGCTGATTATTCTGGAAGTGAGAGCTACTTGATTGATTATGCTCCACTTTTGAATGTTCTGCTTGTTGGAATATCATCTGTGGATTGTGTACAGATTTTATCCTTGCATGGTTTG GCTCCACTACTAGCAGGTGCATTGATGCCCATTTGCGAGGTCTTTGGTTCTAGTGTTCCCAAGGTCTCAAGCACTCTTCCATCAGAGGACGAAATCTCTTGTCATGCAGTGTTCTCCAATGCATTCTCACTTTTGGTGAGATTGTGGAGATTTCATTATCCACCTCTTGAAAATGTGATGGGAGATAAAACACCAGTGGGCTCCCAAGTGGGCCCTGAGTACCTCTTATTGGTTCGGAACTCCCAATTAGCTTCTTTTGGAACTTTGCCTAGGGATCGCATCAAAATTAGAAGATactcaaaaaatttaaatatatcttTAGATCCCATATTCATGGATTCTTTTCCACAATTAAAACGCTGGTACTGGCAACATATAGAATGTATTGTTTCCACATTTTCTGGTCTTGTACATGGTACCCCTGTTCACCAGCTTGTTGATGCACTCCTCAATATGATGTTCAGAAGGATAAACAGAAGTGTTCAATCGCTGACTTCTACAACTTCTGGAAGTAGTAATTCATCTGGCCCTGGAGCTGAGGAAGCTTATGTTGGACTTCAAGTACCTGCATGGGATATCCTAGAAGCAACTCCATTTGCACTTGATGCAGCTCTAACAGCCTGTGCCCATGGAAGATTATCCCCCCGTGAACTGGCTACAG GACTCAAAGATCTTGCTGATTTCCTACCTGCATCTTTGGCCACCATTGTCAGCTACCTTTCAGCTGAAGTTACACGGGGCATATGGAAGCCAGCTTTTATGAATGGAACTGATTGGCCTAGCCCTGCTGCCAATTTAGCCACTGTTGAGCAACAGATAAAGAAAATACTTTCTGCCACTGGTGTTGACATCCCAAGCCTTCCTGTAG GGGGGAACTCTCCAGCTACACTTCCTTTGCCTTTAGCTGCCCTAGTAAGCCTCACAATCACTTATCGACTTGATAAAGTGTCTGACCGGTTCCTCGTCCTGGTTGGCCCAGCCTTGAATGCCCTTGCTGCTGGTTGCCCTTGGCCATGCATGCCCATCATATCTGCCTTATGGGCGCAGAAGGTAAAGCGTTGGAGTGACTTCCTTGTGTTCTCTGCTTCTGGCACTGTCTTCCACCACAATGGTGATGCTGTAGTTCAGCTACTGAAGAGTTGCTTCACTTCTACTCTTGGTTTCAGCCCCCCTCACATTTCTAGTAATGGAGGTGTTGGTGCCCTTCTAGGCCATGGCTTTGGCTCTCACTTATCTGGTGGGATCTCGGCTGTTGCCCCTGGAATTCTCTACTTACGAGTGCATCGATCTATCAGAGATGTCATGTTCATGACAGAAAAAATTCTCTCTATTCTAATGCATTCTGTTGAAGATATTGCAAACAGTGGGTTACCTAGAGAGACCGTGGAGAAATTAAAGAGGGCGAAGTATGGGATGAGATATGGTCAAGTTTCTCTTGCTGCAGCAATGATGCGTGTCAAGCTTGCAGCATCACTTGGAGCTTCTTTAGTTTGGATATCAGGTGGGTTGAGTTTGGTTCAATCTTTAATCCAAGAAACTTTACCCTCTTGGTTTATATCAGCCCATGGGTCAGAGCAGGAAGGTGGAGAATCTGGAGGTGTAGTTAATATGCTTGGAGGTTATGCACTTGCATTCCTTGTGATGCTTTGTGGGACATTTGCATGGGGTGTGGACTCACAATCACCGCCATCAAAACGACGGCCAAAGGTCCTTGGGTCTCACTTAGAATTTCTTGCAAGTGCACTAGATGGGAAAATATCGCTTGGTTGTGATTGGGCCACTGCACGAGCATATGTATCTGGGTTTTTGAGCTTGATGGTGACTTGCACACCAACATGGGTGCGTGAGGTTAATGTTGATTTATTGAAGAGGCTGAGCAAGGGATTGAGGCAATGGAACGAGGAAGAACTGGCTGTGGCCTTGCTGGGACTTGGTGGGGTTGGTGCAATGGGTGCGGCTGCTGAACTTATCATTGAAACTGGGTTATAA
- the LOC110658752 gene encoding CSC1-like protein At4g02900 isoform X3 has product MSYIFTFWTFYVIYKEYKTTAFMRLQFLASESRRPDQFTVLVRNVPPDPDESVTEHVEHFFCVNHPDHYLTHQVVYNANKLANLVAKKKSLQNWLTYHQNKYERNPSSKPTTKTGFWGLWGTRVDAIDYYTAEIGKLSEEEDKERERVINDPNAVVPAAFVSFKSRWGAAVCAQTQQTSNPTIWLTERAPEPRDVYWDNLAIPYFELTIRRLLVAVGLFFLIFFFMLPIAFVQSLASIEGIEKVFPFLKPVIEMKFIKSLVQGILPGIALKIFLIVLPIILIIMSKIEGFTSLSSLDRRSAVKYHLFLLVNVFVGSIVTGTAMDQLKTFLNQSATEIPKTIGVSIPLKATFFITYIMVDGWSAIAAEILRLVPLVMFHLKNTFLVKTEQDRDQAMDPGCVDFATSEPRIQFYFLLGLVYAAVTPLLLPFIIVFFAFSYTVFRHQIINVYNQKYESGAAFWPDVHRRLIIGLIIAQLLLLGLMSTKEARELTPLLVALPILTIWFHVFCKGRFESAFVKFPLQDAMVRDTLERATDPNLNLKMYLQDAYIHPVFRGGELERPEIIDEEEDNPLVPTTRNSQKSQSKYSSDVSSGAGS; this is encoded by the exons ATGTCATATATCTTCACCTTTTGGACATTCTATGTTATCTACAAAGAGTACAAGACGACAGCTTTTATGCGCTTGCAATTTTTAGCTTCCGAAAGTCGTCGTCCTGACCAATTCACT GTTCTTGTGAGAAATGTTCCTCCAGATCCTGATGAATCAGTCACCGAGCATGTTGAGCATTTCTTTTGTGTAAATCATCCTGATCATTATCTTACTCATCAG GTGGTGTACAATGCAAATAAGCTTGCAAACTTGGTAGCAAAGAAGAAGAGTCTGCAAAATTGGTTGACATACCACCAGAATAAATACGAGAGAAATCCTTCTAGCAAGCCTACTACAAAG ACAGGCTTCTGGGGTCTCTGGGGAACTAGGGTGGATGCAATTGACTACTATACTGCGGAGATTGGAAAACTTAGTGAAGAA GAAgataaagagagagaaagggttATAAATGATCCTAATGCTGTAGTTCCAGCAGCATTTGTTTCATTCAAATCTCGATGGGGAGCAGCTGTCTGTGCCCAAACTCAGCAAACAAGTAACCCAACGATTTGGTTGACTGAAAGGGCTCCTGAGCCCCGTGATGTTTATTGGGATAATCTTGCAATACCATACTTTGAACTCACTATTCGACGACTACTTGTGGCAGTTGGTCTTTTTTTCCTAATTTTCTTTTTCATGCTTCCTATAGCATTTGTTCAGTCCCTGGCCAGCATTGAGGGAATAGAGAAGGTTTTTCCTTTCTTGAAACCTGTAATAGAAAT GAAATTTATTAAGTCTTTAGTCCAAGGAATTCTTCCAGGCATTGCTCTGAAGATATTTCTTATTGTACTTCCAATAATACTCATTATTATGTCCAAAATAGAAGGATTTACATCACTCTCATCTTTGGATAGGCGATCAGCTGTGAAGTATCATTTGTTTCTACTTGTTAATGTGTTTGTTGGCAGCATTGTAACAGGAACAGCAATGGATCAGCTTAAAACTTTTCTTAATCAGTCTGCAACAGA GATTCCGAAAACCATTGGAGTGTCAATCCCACTAAAAGCCACCTTCTTCATCACTTATATAATGGTTGATGGATGGTCGGCAATTGCAGCAGAGATCCTCAGACTGGTACCCTTAGTCATGTTCCATTTGAAGAACACATTTCTAGTTAAGACAGAGCAAGACAGGGATCAAGCAATGGATCCTGGTTGCGTGGACTTTGCAACATCTGAACCTCGAATACAGTTTTATTTCTTGCTGGGACTTGTTTATGCTGCTGTGACACCCTTACTTCTTCCTTTCATCATCGTGTTCTTTGCTTTTTCTTATACGGTATTTCGTCATCAG ATTATTAATGTATATAACCAAAAATATGAGAGTGGAGCTGCATTCTGGCCAGATGTCCATCGGCGTTTGATAATTGGATTGATAATAGCTCAACTTCTTTTGTTGGGATTGATGAGCACAAAGGAAGCTAGGGAATTAACTCCGCTGCTTGTCGCACTTCCTATTCTGACGATTTGGTTTCATGTATTCTGCAAAGGACGTTTTGAATCTGCATTTGTAAAATTCCCACTACAG GATGCAATGGTAAGGGATACACTTGAACGAGCTACAGATCCAAACCTAAACTTGAAAATGTATCTTCAGGATGCATACATACACCCAGTTTTCAGGGGTGGTGAACTGGAGAGACCAGAGATCATCGATGAAGAAGAAGACAATCCGCTTGTTCCAACAACAAGGAATTCTCAAAAGAGTCAAAGTAAATATAGTTCTGATGTCAGTTCTGGAGCTGGTTCGTAA
- the LOC110658752 gene encoding CSC1-like protein At4g02900 isoform X1, translating into MATLQDIVYSAAINLLSALVFLLAFAILRLQPINDRVYFPKWYLKGIRASPIHSRAIVSKFVNMDLKTYIRFLNWMPAALRMPEPELIDHAGLDSVVYIRIYLMGLKIFVPITLLAFAVLVPVNWTGGTLEQIKDLTFSNIDKLSISNIPPGSKRFCAHVLMSYIFTFWTFYVIYKEYKTTAFMRLQFLASESRRPDQFTVLVRNVPPDPDESVTEHVEHFFCVNHPDHYLTHQVVYNANKLANLVAKKKSLQNWLTYHQNKYERNPSSKPTTKTGFWGLWGTRVDAIDYYTAEIGKLSEEEDKERERVINDPNAVVPAAFVSFKSRWGAAVCAQTQQTSNPTIWLTERAPEPRDVYWDNLAIPYFELTIRRLLVAVGLFFLIFFFMLPIAFVQSLASIEGIEKVFPFLKPVIEMKFIKSLVQGILPGIALKIFLIVLPIILIIMSKIEGFTSLSSLDRRSAVKYHLFLLVNVFVGSIVTGTAMDQLKTFLNQSATEIPKTIGVSIPLKATFFITYIMVDGWSAIAAEILRLVPLVMFHLKNTFLVKTEQDRDQAMDPGCVDFATSEPRIQFYFLLGLVYAAVTPLLLPFIIVFFAFSYTVFRHQIINVYNQKYESGAAFWPDVHRRLIIGLIIAQLLLLGLMSTKEARELTPLLVALPILTIWFHVFCKGRFESAFVKFPLQDAMVRDTLERATDPNLNLKMYLQDAYIHPVFRGGELERPEIIDEEEDNPLVPTTRNSQKSQSKYSSDVSSGAGS; encoded by the exons ATGGCCACCCTTCAAGATATTGTTTACTCAGCTGCTATTAATCTTCTATCTGCACTTGTATTTCTACTGGCATTTGCAATATTACGTCTTCAACCCATTAATGATAGAGTTTACTTCCCAAAATGGTATCTTAAAGGGATAAGAGCTAGCCCAATACACTCTAGGGCAATCGTATCCAAATTTGTAAACATGGACTTGAAAACATACATCCGATTTTTGAATTGGATGCCTGCAGCTTTGAGAATGCCAGAACCTGAGCTTATTGATCACGCAGGGCTTGATTCTGTGGTCTATATTCGGATTTACCTTATGGG CTTGAAAATATTTGTCCCCATAACATTACTTGCTTTTGCGGTTTTGGTGCCTGTCAATTGGACTGGGGGGACACTGGAGCAAATCAAGGATCTTACGTTCAGTAATATTGACAAGCTGTCAATATCAAATATTCCACCTGGATCCAAAAG GTTTTGTGCACATGTTTTAATGTCATATATCTTCACCTTTTGGACATTCTATGTTATCTACAAAGAGTACAAGACGACAGCTTTTATGCGCTTGCAATTTTTAGCTTCCGAAAGTCGTCGTCCTGACCAATTCACT GTTCTTGTGAGAAATGTTCCTCCAGATCCTGATGAATCAGTCACCGAGCATGTTGAGCATTTCTTTTGTGTAAATCATCCTGATCATTATCTTACTCATCAG GTGGTGTACAATGCAAATAAGCTTGCAAACTTGGTAGCAAAGAAGAAGAGTCTGCAAAATTGGTTGACATACCACCAGAATAAATACGAGAGAAATCCTTCTAGCAAGCCTACTACAAAG ACAGGCTTCTGGGGTCTCTGGGGAACTAGGGTGGATGCAATTGACTACTATACTGCGGAGATTGGAAAACTTAGTGAAGAA GAAgataaagagagagaaagggttATAAATGATCCTAATGCTGTAGTTCCAGCAGCATTTGTTTCATTCAAATCTCGATGGGGAGCAGCTGTCTGTGCCCAAACTCAGCAAACAAGTAACCCAACGATTTGGTTGACTGAAAGGGCTCCTGAGCCCCGTGATGTTTATTGGGATAATCTTGCAATACCATACTTTGAACTCACTATTCGACGACTACTTGTGGCAGTTGGTCTTTTTTTCCTAATTTTCTTTTTCATGCTTCCTATAGCATTTGTTCAGTCCCTGGCCAGCATTGAGGGAATAGAGAAGGTTTTTCCTTTCTTGAAACCTGTAATAGAAAT GAAATTTATTAAGTCTTTAGTCCAAGGAATTCTTCCAGGCATTGCTCTGAAGATATTTCTTATTGTACTTCCAATAATACTCATTATTATGTCCAAAATAGAAGGATTTACATCACTCTCATCTTTGGATAGGCGATCAGCTGTGAAGTATCATTTGTTTCTACTTGTTAATGTGTTTGTTGGCAGCATTGTAACAGGAACAGCAATGGATCAGCTTAAAACTTTTCTTAATCAGTCTGCAACAGA GATTCCGAAAACCATTGGAGTGTCAATCCCACTAAAAGCCACCTTCTTCATCACTTATATAATGGTTGATGGATGGTCGGCAATTGCAGCAGAGATCCTCAGACTGGTACCCTTAGTCATGTTCCATTTGAAGAACACATTTCTAGTTAAGACAGAGCAAGACAGGGATCAAGCAATGGATCCTGGTTGCGTGGACTTTGCAACATCTGAACCTCGAATACAGTTTTATTTCTTGCTGGGACTTGTTTATGCTGCTGTGACACCCTTACTTCTTCCTTTCATCATCGTGTTCTTTGCTTTTTCTTATACGGTATTTCGTCATCAG ATTATTAATGTATATAACCAAAAATATGAGAGTGGAGCTGCATTCTGGCCAGATGTCCATCGGCGTTTGATAATTGGATTGATAATAGCTCAACTTCTTTTGTTGGGATTGATGAGCACAAAGGAAGCTAGGGAATTAACTCCGCTGCTTGTCGCACTTCCTATTCTGACGATTTGGTTTCATGTATTCTGCAAAGGACGTTTTGAATCTGCATTTGTAAAATTCCCACTACAG GATGCAATGGTAAGGGATACACTTGAACGAGCTACAGATCCAAACCTAAACTTGAAAATGTATCTTCAGGATGCATACATACACCCAGTTTTCAGGGGTGGTGAACTGGAGAGACCAGAGATCATCGATGAAGAAGAAGACAATCCGCTTGTTCCAACAACAAGGAATTCTCAAAAGAGTCAAAGTAAATATAGTTCTGATGTCAGTTCTGGAGCTGGTTCGTAA
- the LOC110658752 gene encoding CSC1-like protein At4g02900 isoform X2 — protein sequence MPEPELIDHAGLDSVVYIRIYLMGLKIFVPITLLAFAVLVPVNWTGGTLEQIKDLTFSNIDKLSISNIPPGSKRFCAHVLMSYIFTFWTFYVIYKEYKTTAFMRLQFLASESRRPDQFTVLVRNVPPDPDESVTEHVEHFFCVNHPDHYLTHQVVYNANKLANLVAKKKSLQNWLTYHQNKYERNPSSKPTTKTGFWGLWGTRVDAIDYYTAEIGKLSEEEDKERERVINDPNAVVPAAFVSFKSRWGAAVCAQTQQTSNPTIWLTERAPEPRDVYWDNLAIPYFELTIRRLLVAVGLFFLIFFFMLPIAFVQSLASIEGIEKVFPFLKPVIEMKFIKSLVQGILPGIALKIFLIVLPIILIIMSKIEGFTSLSSLDRRSAVKYHLFLLVNVFVGSIVTGTAMDQLKTFLNQSATEIPKTIGVSIPLKATFFITYIMVDGWSAIAAEILRLVPLVMFHLKNTFLVKTEQDRDQAMDPGCVDFATSEPRIQFYFLLGLVYAAVTPLLLPFIIVFFAFSYTVFRHQIINVYNQKYESGAAFWPDVHRRLIIGLIIAQLLLLGLMSTKEARELTPLLVALPILTIWFHVFCKGRFESAFVKFPLQDAMVRDTLERATDPNLNLKMYLQDAYIHPVFRGGELERPEIIDEEEDNPLVPTTRNSQKSQSKYSSDVSSGAGS from the exons ATGCCAGAACCTGAGCTTATTGATCACGCAGGGCTTGATTCTGTGGTCTATATTCGGATTTACCTTATGGG CTTGAAAATATTTGTCCCCATAACATTACTTGCTTTTGCGGTTTTGGTGCCTGTCAATTGGACTGGGGGGACACTGGAGCAAATCAAGGATCTTACGTTCAGTAATATTGACAAGCTGTCAATATCAAATATTCCACCTGGATCCAAAAG GTTTTGTGCACATGTTTTAATGTCATATATCTTCACCTTTTGGACATTCTATGTTATCTACAAAGAGTACAAGACGACAGCTTTTATGCGCTTGCAATTTTTAGCTTCCGAAAGTCGTCGTCCTGACCAATTCACT GTTCTTGTGAGAAATGTTCCTCCAGATCCTGATGAATCAGTCACCGAGCATGTTGAGCATTTCTTTTGTGTAAATCATCCTGATCATTATCTTACTCATCAG GTGGTGTACAATGCAAATAAGCTTGCAAACTTGGTAGCAAAGAAGAAGAGTCTGCAAAATTGGTTGACATACCACCAGAATAAATACGAGAGAAATCCTTCTAGCAAGCCTACTACAAAG ACAGGCTTCTGGGGTCTCTGGGGAACTAGGGTGGATGCAATTGACTACTATACTGCGGAGATTGGAAAACTTAGTGAAGAA GAAgataaagagagagaaagggttATAAATGATCCTAATGCTGTAGTTCCAGCAGCATTTGTTTCATTCAAATCTCGATGGGGAGCAGCTGTCTGTGCCCAAACTCAGCAAACAAGTAACCCAACGATTTGGTTGACTGAAAGGGCTCCTGAGCCCCGTGATGTTTATTGGGATAATCTTGCAATACCATACTTTGAACTCACTATTCGACGACTACTTGTGGCAGTTGGTCTTTTTTTCCTAATTTTCTTTTTCATGCTTCCTATAGCATTTGTTCAGTCCCTGGCCAGCATTGAGGGAATAGAGAAGGTTTTTCCTTTCTTGAAACCTGTAATAGAAAT GAAATTTATTAAGTCTTTAGTCCAAGGAATTCTTCCAGGCATTGCTCTGAAGATATTTCTTATTGTACTTCCAATAATACTCATTATTATGTCCAAAATAGAAGGATTTACATCACTCTCATCTTTGGATAGGCGATCAGCTGTGAAGTATCATTTGTTTCTACTTGTTAATGTGTTTGTTGGCAGCATTGTAACAGGAACAGCAATGGATCAGCTTAAAACTTTTCTTAATCAGTCTGCAACAGA GATTCCGAAAACCATTGGAGTGTCAATCCCACTAAAAGCCACCTTCTTCATCACTTATATAATGGTTGATGGATGGTCGGCAATTGCAGCAGAGATCCTCAGACTGGTACCCTTAGTCATGTTCCATTTGAAGAACACATTTCTAGTTAAGACAGAGCAAGACAGGGATCAAGCAATGGATCCTGGTTGCGTGGACTTTGCAACATCTGAACCTCGAATACAGTTTTATTTCTTGCTGGGACTTGTTTATGCTGCTGTGACACCCTTACTTCTTCCTTTCATCATCGTGTTCTTTGCTTTTTCTTATACGGTATTTCGTCATCAG ATTATTAATGTATATAACCAAAAATATGAGAGTGGAGCTGCATTCTGGCCAGATGTCCATCGGCGTTTGATAATTGGATTGATAATAGCTCAACTTCTTTTGTTGGGATTGATGAGCACAAAGGAAGCTAGGGAATTAACTCCGCTGCTTGTCGCACTTCCTATTCTGACGATTTGGTTTCATGTATTCTGCAAAGGACGTTTTGAATCTGCATTTGTAAAATTCCCACTACAG GATGCAATGGTAAGGGATACACTTGAACGAGCTACAGATCCAAACCTAAACTTGAAAATGTATCTTCAGGATGCATACATACACCCAGTTTTCAGGGGTGGTGAACTGGAGAGACCAGAGATCATCGATGAAGAAGAAGACAATCCGCTTGTTCCAACAACAAGGAATTCTCAAAAGAGTCAAAGTAAATATAGTTCTGATGTCAGTTCTGGAGCTGGTTCGTAA